The Henckelia pumila isolate YLH828 chromosome 2, ASM3356847v2, whole genome shotgun sequence genome includes a window with the following:
- the LOC140880938 gene encoding uncharacterized protein: MNPSLNIVPFSWFYCNFLCCFLVSNLFISSVLSSPSYTDHCSSVVPESQPTHPTYRILLPQFRTTYYTGGERLLGEKPFNQSYDYVGKLLSIKLTSDSHETNAKNVYKVRGQLLIRSPYRYYNQDRGNFSYDGSYYRRRRRSRSNSITFLLNGFWSESSRKLCMVGSASWKSNEGKVINLDAVLKLSYYSLNPSMFTSVISGALESTSSVKADSVYFEPISMFAFPSVPDYSYSLVSKEIGGGYSGGFEGPKNQSLDLDSSRFCSSLSQGFLTFEVELGRECDNAQTCPSRGLVDGFLPHEVSLSPIQCDGEERMIRYVVRFQNDSYAGYNENFNLNATLIGEGSWDDKKNQLLIVACRILDPVNHFGNDVGDCSLRLSLRYPSILTIRNHAKIVGKIWTNKTGNDAGYFRSINLTSSTDGGYSPAVSFSGLRYEYTELDKAKKLCLVEKVEKKNGNIYPDAMSYNMRFDMSVENSNGEKFAWGYAEPLSVGNELFQGFMQQAFTPESATVNEEVLEPVYEPQKTISGPSNMSFTVSINPFYSEINRSLSGSQMQITAEGVYDSETGYLCMVGCRKFPSNVKKSDDDSRDCEIVVNFRFAPINDKNGGFIGGSIRSTRTKTDPLYFEDMTVSSAAFYTGVAARSIWRMDLEITMVLISNTVMCILVGLQLFHVRRNPEVVSCISLVMLLILSLGCMIPLVLNFEALFLQTKQPFMFSSQGWLEANEVTMRVVLMVAFLLQIRLLQLVWTAKRSEGKEKGLWGEEKKAVFVSVPMYFFGGLLILLLNWIKSKNQGMHFYAEFSLWVYLRSYAGLILDGFLLPQILLNTFSGSSAIALSNPFYIGTSAVRLVPHAYDQYRAHSFPRTNINGTYFYANPSADFYSSAWDVIIPCVVVALAVIVFLQQRHGGRWILPKRFRELELYEKVPVVNEL, from the coding sequence ATGAATCCGTCGCTCAATATTGTGCCTTTTTCATGGTTTTACTGCAACTTCTTGTGCTGTTTTCTTGTTAGTAATCTTTTCATATCATCTGTTCTTTCTTCTCCTTCATACACTGATCACTGTTCTTCTGTAGTCCCTGAATCTCAACCCACTCACCCAACATATCGAATCCTGTTACCTCAGTTTCGGACAACGTATTACACCGGTGGAGAAAGACTTCTTGGTGAGAAACCATTCAACCAATCATATGACTATGTGGGAAAATTACTTAGCATCAAGCTCACATCAGACTCACACGAGACTAACGCCAAGAATGTTTATAAGGTTCGAGGTCAACTGCTTATCCGGTCCCCGTACCGGTATTACAATCAAGATAGAGGCAATTTCAGCTATGATGGATCCTATTACCGCAGGAGGAGACGCTCTAGATCAAACTCGATCACGTTTTTGTTGAATGGTTTCTGGTCGGAATCTTCGAGGAAGCTTTGTATGGTTGGGTCAGCTTCTTGGAAGTCTAACGAAGGTAAGGTTATCAATCTTGATGCTGTTTTGAAGCTGAGTTACTATTCTTTGAATCCAAGTATGTTTACTAGTGTGATTAGTGGAGCTTTGGAAAGCACAAGTTCGGTTAAGGCCGACTCGGTGTATTTCGAGCCAATTTCAATGTTTGCTTTTCCTTCTGTTCCCGACTATAGTTACTCTTTGGTTTCGAAAGAAATCGGAGGTGGGTATTCGGGTGGTTTTGAAGGTCCAAAAAACCAGTCTCTTGATTTGGATTCGAGCAGGTTTTGCTCCTCGCTATCACAGGGCTTTTTAACTTTCGAGGTGGAGCTTGGAAGAGAGTGCGACAATGCTCAAACTTGTCCTTCTCGCGGTTTGGTCGACGGATTCTTGCCTCATGAGGTGTCCTTGTCTCCAATCCAGTGTGACGGGGAAGAACGAATGATTCGGTACGTGGTAAGATTTCAGAATGACAGCTATGCTGGgtataatgaaaattttaatcttAATGCCACTTTGATCGGTGAGGGATCATGGGATGATAAGAAAAACCAGCTGTTGATTGTTGCTTGTCGAATCTTGGATCCGGTTAACCAttttgggaatgatgtaggagaTTGTTCATTAAGGTTGAGTCTCAGGTACCCTTCAATACTAACCATCAGAAATCATGCTAAAATTGTTGGAAAGATTTGGACAAATAAAACTGGTAACGATGCAGGGTACTTTAGAAGCATTAATCTCACAAGCAGTACTGATGGGGGGTATTCTCCTGCTGTGTCATTTTCGGGGTTGAGATACGAATACACTGAATTGGATAAAGCAAAGAAATTATGTCTGGTGGAGAAGGTTGAAAAGAAGAATGGGAATATATATCCAGATGCAATGTCTTACAACATGAGGTTCGACATGTCTGTGGAAAATTCGAATGGGGAAAAGTTTGCTTGGGGCTATGCAGAGCCTTTATCCGTTGGAAATGAGTTGTTCCAAGGATTCATGCAGCAAGCATTCACACCAGAGTCGGCAACAGTCAATGAAGAAGTACTTGAACCTGTTTATGAGCCCCAGAAAACTATATCCGGCCCTTCGAATATGAGCTTCACAGTATCCATCAACCCTTTTTATTCCGAAATTAATAGGTCACTGAGTGGAAGTCAAATGCAGATCACTGCCGAAGGAGTGTATGATTCAGAAACCGGATACCTCTGTATGGTAGGCTGCAGAAAGTTTCCATCTAATGTCAAGAAATCTGATGATGACTCCAGAGACTGTGAGATTGTTGTCAACTTCCGGTTTGCTCCAATCAATGATAAAAACGGCGGTTTCATTGGTGGAAGCATCAGAAGCACACGTACGAAAACAGATCCTCTGTATTTTGAGGATATGACAGTGTCATCTGCTGCATTTTACACCGGTGTGGCTGCACGCTCGATATGGAGAATGGACTTGGAGATCACCATGGTCTTGATATCCAACACGGTCATGTGCATCCTTGTTGGGCTACAACTTTTCCACGTGCGGAGAAATCCTGAGGTTGTCTCCTGCATTTCGCTTGTCATGCTTCTGATACTTTCTCTAGGATGCATGATCCCGCTTGTCCTGAACTTCGAAGCCCTTTTCTTGCAAACCAAGCAGCCATTCATGTTTAGCAGCCAGGGATGGCTCGAAGCTAATGAAGTAACCATGAGAGTTGTACTGATGGTGGCATTTTTGTTGCAAATACGCCTACTCCAATTGGTTTGGACTGCGAAAAGAAGTGAAGGAAAGGAAAAGGGCTTGTGGGGTGAGGAGAAAAAGGCGGTTTTCGTTTCAGTGCCGATGTATTTCTTTGGCGGATTACTCATTCTGCTGCTGAACTGGATTAAGAGCAAGAATCAAGGGATGCATTTTTATGCTGAATTTTCTCTTTGGGTGTACTTGAGATCTTATGCTGGCTTGATTCTTGATGGGTTTCTTCTCCCACAAATTTTGCTCAATACTTTCTCTGGTTCATCTGCAATAGCTTTGTCTAATCCATTCTACATCGGCACCAGCGCGGTCCGGTTGGTGCCTCATGCTTATGATCAATACAGGGCTCACAGTTTTCCGCGAACCAACATTAATGGAACGTACTTCTACGCGAATCCCTCCGCAGATTTTTACTCTAGTGCTTGGGATGTGATCATCCCTTGTGTTGTGGTTGCACTGGCTGTGATCGTGTTTCTGCAGCAACGACACGGTGGACGTTGGATTCTTCCGAAGAGATTCAGGGAGTTAGAGCTGTATGAAAAAGTTCCCGTGGTTAATGAGCTATGA
- the LOC140878057 gene encoding uncharacterized protein: MAKGLCWRVGDGSDISIYSDRWVPYFSAPLAAHPHHAHCNTVSTLITNGAWNSELVTQLFSHHISRNILGILLIGSSRKDCKFWSFDQKGKYSVQDGYKVEFGFYEPSSSCSADRSKKWWKFLWALSIPPKVCIFWWRAVNNLIPTTVNLKTHHVPVKACCPLCFQGRDDSTHALFSCPIVKSGWKSSKFWTILKKVRHLELIDIFLYLQESLSKLDVENVVMRSWAIRKARQDIIHNNVVPSLAMNVDWCEGFLRDFQYVAGAIVNFHNRNSTLPDVKWLAPPFSQLRLDVDAAYKESTNSFAIAGIVHNHEGQPVFAFGRRIEKPQNIIYAELAAIEAGIMLARQLHHHVTLITSDSLLAMQAVTIPDENFSYSGALAHYIRNLLFQDDAISLRHVRNGAAHSIASFASSNSVPFVWERGSFSYWLIALVIKDLCNS, translated from the coding sequence ATGGCAAAGGGATTGTGTTGGCGCGTGGGAGATGGATCGGATATCAGTATCTACAGTGATCGCTGGGTGCCTTATTTTTCTGCCCCATTGGCTGCTCATCCTCACCATGCACATTGCAATACAGTAAGCACACTCATCACTAATGGTGCATGGAATTCTGAGTTAGTAACACAGTTATTTTCCCATCATATATCTCGAAACATTTTGGGTATCCTTCTGATTGGATCAAGTCGAAAGGACTGCAAATTTTGGAGCTTTGATCAGAAAGGGAAATATTCTGTGCAGGACGGCTACAAAGTTGAGTTTGGTTTTTATGAGCCTTCTTCTTCTTGCTCCGCGGATCGTTCCAAGAAATGGTGGAAATTCCTCTGGGCCCTATCGATCCCTCCTAAAGTTTGTATCTTCTGGTGGAGGGCTGTCAACAATCTGATACCTACGACGGTCAACCTAAAAACTCACCATGTTCCTGTCAAAGCTTGCTGTCCGTTATGCTTCCAAGGCAGAGATGACTCTACACATGCTCTATTTTCTTGTCCAATTGTAAAATCAGGCTGGAAATCTTCGAAGTTCTGGACTATTCTTAAAAAGGTACGACACCTGgaattgatagatatatttttGTATTTACAAGAGTCCTTGAGCAAGTTAGATGTTGAAAATGTGGTCATGCGTTCATGGGCAATCCGGAAGGCCCGGCAGgatattattcataataatgtAGTTCCAAGTTTAGCCATGAATGTTGATTGGTGTGAAGGTTTTTTAAGAGATTTTCAATATGTTGCTGGTGCAATTGTCAATTTTCACAATCGGAATTCTACTTTGCCCGATGTCAAATGGTTGGCACCACCGTTTTCTCAGTTGCGTTTGGACGTCGACGCAGCCTATAAGGAGTCTACAAATAGCTTCGCCATTGCTGGAATTGTCCATAATCACGAAGGTCAACCGGTTTTCGCATTTGGTAGACGGATCGAGAAAccacaaaatattatatatgcagAGTTAGCTGCAATTGAGGCTGGAATCATGTTGGCCCGTCAACTTCATCATCATGTCACCCTAATCACTTCAGATTCTCTTCTTGCCATGCAAGCAGTCACGATACCAGATGAGAATTTTAGCTACTCTGGAGCTCTAGCGCATTATATTAGAAATTTATTATTTCAGGATGATGCAATCTCTCTGCGTCACGTGCGCAATGGTGCTGCTCATTCGATCgcttcttttgcttcttctAACTCCGTTCCTTTTGTTTGGGAACGTGGGAGTTTTTCTTATTGGTTGATTGCTCTTGTTATTAAAGACTTATGTaattcataa
- the LOC140878058 gene encoding uncharacterized protein — MNPSLNVVSFSWFYCKFLCCFLVSNLFISSVLSSPSYTDHCSSVVPESQPTRPTYQILLPQFQTTYYTGGERLVSEKPLNQSYDYLGKLLSIKLTSDSYETYAKNVYKVRGQLVIQFPYRYYLRRSRSRSNSITFLLNGFWSESSRKLCMVGSASWKSKEGKVINLDAVLKLSYYSLNPSMFTSVISGALESTSSFEADSGYFEPISIFDFPSVPDYSYSLVSKEIEGGYSGGFEDPKNQSLDLDSSRFCSSLLRGFFGYEVEHGRECDNAQTCPSRGLVNGFLPHEVSLFPIQCYGEERMIRYVVRFENDSYAGYNENFNLNATLIGEGSWDDKKNQLLIVACRILDPVNHFGNGTIGDCSLRLSLRYPSILTIRNQAKLVGRIWTKKTVNDAGYFRSINLTNVGYSLAVSFSGLSYEYTELDKAKKLCLVEKVEKKKGNIYPDAKSYNMKFDMSVENSNGEKFSWGYAEPLFVGNELYQGYMQQAFAPESAIVKEDALEPVSESQKTISAPSNMSFTVYINPFYSEINDSLSRSQMQITAEGVYDSETGYLCMVGCRKFPSNVNKSDDDSRDCEIVFNFRFPPINDKNGGFIGGSIRSTRTKTDPLYFEDMTVSSAAFYTGVAARSIWRMDLEITMVLISNTVMCILVGLQLFHVRRNPEVVSCISLVMLLILSLGCMIPLVLNFEALFLQTKQPFMFSSQGWLEANEVTMRVVLMVAFLLQIRLLQLVWTAKTSEGKEKGLWGAEKKAVFVSVPMYFFGGLLTPLLNWIHSKNREMHFYVEYSLWGYLRSYAGLILDGFLLPQILLNTFSGSSAIALSNPFYIGTSAVRLVPHAYDQYRAHSFPRTNINGTYFYANPSTDFYSSAWDVIIPCVVVALAVIVFLQQRHGGRWILPKRFRELELYEKVPVVNEL; from the coding sequence ATGAATCCGTCGCTCAATGTTGTGTCTTTTTCATGGTTTTATTGCAAGTTCTTGTGCTGTTTTCTTGTTAGTAATCTCTTCATATCATCTGTTCTTTCTTCTCCTTCATACACTGATCACTGTTCTTCTGTAGTCCCTGAATCTCAACCCACTCGGCCAACATACCAAATCCTTTTACCTCAGTTTCAGACAACGTATTACACCGGTGGAGAAAGGCTTGTTAGTGAGAAACCACTCAACCAATCATATGACTATTTGGGAAAATTACTTAGCATCAAACTCACATCAGATTCATACGAAACCTACGCCAAGAATGTTTATAAGGTTCGAGGTCAACTGGTTATCCAGTTCCCGTACCGGTATTACCTCAGGAGGAGTCGCTCTAGATCAAACTCGATCACGTTTTTGTTGAATGGTTTCTGGTCAGAATCTTCAAGGAAGCTTTGTATGGTTGGGTCGGCTTCTTGGAAGTCTAAGGAAGGTAAGGTTATCAATCTTGATGCTGTTTTGAAGCTGAGTTACTATTCTTTGAATCCAAGTATGTTTACTAGTGTGATTAGTGGAGCTTTGGAAAGCACAAGTTCCTTTGAGGCCGACTCGGGGTATTTCGAGCCAATTTCAATATTTGATTTTCCTTCTGTTCCGGACTATAGTTACTCTTTGGTTTCGAAAGAAATCGAAGGTGGGTATTCGGGTGGTTTTGAAGATCCAAAAAACCAGTCTCTTGATTTGGATTCGAGCAGGTTTTGCTCTTCGCTATTACGGGGCTTTTTTGGTTACGAGGTGGAGCATGGAAGAGAGTGCGACAATGCTCAAACTTGTCCTTCTCGCGGTTTGGTCAACGGATTCTTGCCTCATGAGGTGTCCTTGTTTCCAATCCAGTGTTATGGGGAAGAACGAATGATTCGGTACGTGGTAAGATTTGAGAATGACAGCTATGCTGGgtataatgaaaattttaatcttAATGCCACTTTGATCGGTGAGGGATCATGGGATGATAAGAAAAACCAGTTATTGATTGTTGCTTGTCGAATCTTGGATCCAGTTAACCATTTTGGGAATGGTACTATAGGAGATTGTTCATTAAGGTTGAGTCTCAGGTACCCTTCAATCCTAACCATCAGAAATCAGGCCAAACTTGTTGGAAGGATTTGGACAAAAAAAACTGTTAATGATGCAGGATACTTCAGAAGCATTAATCTCACAAATGTCGGGTATTCTCTTGCTGTGTCATTTTCGGGGTTGAGTTACGAATACACTGAATTGGATAAAGCAAAGAAATTATGTCTGGTGGAGAAGGTtgaaaagaagaaaggaaataTATATCCAGATGCAAAGTCTTACAACATGAAGTTCGACATGTCTGTGGAAAATTCGAATGGGGAAAAGTTTTCTTGGGGCTATGCAGAGCCTCTATTCGTTGGAAATGAGTTGTACCAAGGATACATGCAGCAAGCATTCGCACCAGAGTCGGCAATAGTCAAAGAAGATGCACTTGAACCTGTTTCTGAGTCCCAGAAAACTATATCCGCCCCTTCGAATATGAGCTTCACAGTATACATCAACCCTTTTTATTCCGAAATTAATGATTCACTGAGTCGAAGTCAAATGCAGATCACTGCCGAAGGTGTGTATGATTCAGAAACCGGATACCTCTGTATGGTTGGCTGCAGAAAGTTTCCATCTAATGTCAACAAATCTGATGATGACTCCAGAGACTGTGAGATTGTTTTCAACTTCCGGTTTCCTCCAATCAATGATAAAAACGGCGGTTTCATTGGTGGAAGCATCAGAAGCACACGTACGAAAACAGATCCTCTGTATTTTGAGGATATGACAGTGTCATCTGCTGCATTTTACACCGGTGTGGCTGCACGCTCGATATGGAGAATGGACTTGGAGATCACCATGGTCTTGATATCCAACACGGTCATGTGCATCCTTGTTGGGCTACAACTTTTCCACGTGCGGAGAAATCCTGAGGTTGTCTCCTGCATTTCGCTTGTCATGCTTCTGATACTTTCTCTAGGATGCATGATCCCGCTTGTCCTGAACTTCGAAGCCCTTTTCTTGCAAACCAAGCAGCCATTCATGTTTAGCAGCCAGGGATGGCTCGAAGCTAATGAAGTAACCATGAGAGTTGTACTGATGGTGGCATTTTTGTTGCAAATACGTCTACTCCAATTGGTTTGGACTGCGAAAACAAGTGAAGGAAAAGAAAAGGGCTTGTGGGGTGCGGAGAAAAAGGCGGTTTTCGTTTCAGTGCCAATGTATTTCTTTGGCGGATTACTCACTCCGCTGCTGAACTGGATACATAGCAAGAATCGAGAGATGcatttttatgttgaatattctCTTTGGGGGTACTTGAGGTCTTATGCTGGTTTGATTCTTGATGGGTTTCTTCTCCCACAAATATTGCTCAATACTTTCTCTGGCTCATCTGCAATAGCTTTGTCTAATCCATTCTACATCGGCACCAGCGCGGTCCGGTTGGTGCCTCATGCTTATGATCAATACAGGGCTCACAGTTTTCCGCGAACCAACATTAATGGAACGTACTTCTACGCGAATCCCTCCACAGATTTTTACTCTAGTGCTTGGGATGTGATCATCCCTTGTGTTGTGGTTGCACTGGCTGTGATCGTGTTTCTGCAGCAACGACACGGTGGACGTTGGATTCTTCCGAAGAGATTCAGGGAGTTAGAGCTGTATGAAAAAGTTCCCGTGGTTAATGAGCTATGA